The nucleotide window GGAATGACAAATCTGTCTTCAAACGTGCAAAGCGACGTAAGACGATAAATCATTTCTGCTTCTTCTTTCGAACATTCCGCTTCGGTAAGAATTTTTTCCGCCGTCTTCATATCAATATCGCCAACTGTCATTGCACGGCGATACATCCGAACTGCTTTTTGTTTTTTCAACGCATACACAATTTTTCCCTGATGTCCTGCACCAAAAAGATTTCCGAGAAATTGTAACGGTACGCGCGCTTGTTCAATATCGTGGAAAAAATCTTTCGAAATACTGCTTACCGTATCATCGTTTTTTTGCGCCATCACGGGAGACATCGGCGGAACATAAAACAACATCGGAAGTGTGCGAAATTCAATATGCGGAGGCAAAGCAATTTTCCATTCTTTCACAAATTTATACACGGGAGATTGTTGCGCAGAATCAATTACCGATTCGTGAATACCGTTTTGCAATGCAGCGGCAATTACCGCAGGGTCATTGGGGTTTAATATCATTGCACGTTGCGCATCAATTAAATCTTCGTTCGAAGATTTGGCAACTTCCTCAATTTTATCAGCGTCGTACAACAACACACCGAGATAGCGAATTCTTCCAACGCACGAATGAAAGCACGCAGGCGCTTGTCCCGTTTCCAAGCGCGGAAAACACAGAATACATTTTTCCGATTTTCCCGTTGACCAGTTGTAAAATGATTTTTTATACGGACACGCGGCAACACACGCACGCCACGCGCGGCAACGTTTTTGGTCTATCAATACAATCCCATCTTCGCCGCGTTTATACAATGCTCCCGAAGGACACGCGGCAACACATCCGGGATTTAAACAATGATTGCAGATTCTCGGAAAATAAAAAAACACTAATCGCTCAATTGCAAAAAGTTGCTCGCGTTGTTCTTCGGATAATCCTTTCAAGTTCGGGTCATTTTCCGCATACACCGGAGAACCACTCAAATCATCATCCCAATTTGGTCCTGCTTCAACATTGATATATTCTCCAGTAACCAACGAAATCGGTCGAGCAGTTGGTTGGTCAGAACCTTCGGGGGCGTTGAACAATTCATCATATTTGTATGTCCACGGCTCATAATAATCGTCCATACTTGGCATCGAAGGATTATGAAAAATATCAGTAATCGTTCGCGCTTTGTTCGTTGATTTCAAATGCAATTTATCATTCGTAACATCCCAACCGCCGCGGTACTTGCTTTGGTCTTCCCATTTGGTAGGAAATCCGGTTCCGGGTTTTGTTTCAACGTTGTTCCACCACATATATTCTGCGCCGCGTCTATCCGTCCAGATATTTTTGCACGCAATACTACATGTGTGGCAACCGATGCATTTATCGAGATGAAATACCATTGATATTTGTGAGCGAACATTCATAGTAAGTTTCGTGTTTAGTGATTTATGATTCGTGGTTCGTATTTTTTGTTACCAAATCAATTCCGGAAGTTTTCGAACGAGAATATGTGTGTCTCTGTTACAACCGATTGGTCCCCAATAATTGAAATGAAACGTGAATTGTCCATACCCTCCAATCATCAGGTTTGGTTTTAATCGTGTGCGCGTTAAACTGTTATGTCCTCCTGCGCGTTTATTGTTTCGCAACGGAGATTTCGGAACAGAATACGTGCGTTCAGGTGAATGATAGATAATGCAAATTCCACGAGGTATTCTTGCACTTACTGCGGCGCGAGTTACAACAACTCCATGGTCGTTATGCACTTCCACCCAATCATTATCATTTACCCCGATGTCTTCGGCATCTTTATCATTCATCCAAAATGGCTCTACTCCGCGTGAAAGTGTTGTCATTCTTTGATTATCTCCATACGTTGAGTGAATGTGCCATTTCCCGTGTGGTGTTAAATAATTCAGCATTTTTGTTTTTCCAACTTCGATGCTGAACCGTAAATCAGCATATTGTGTCGGAAGCGGTTTCGGTTTATACGTTGGAAGATGTTCGCCGAAATGAATATATCCGGGATGGTCAAGATAAAAATGTTGACGACCTGTAAGCGTTCTCCAAGGAACAAGCGCTTCGACGTTGTACGTGAACGGTGAATACGCACGCCCGTTTTCTGTTAATCCCGACCACATCGGACTATTGAGCAAACGCATCGGTTTTGATTGAAGTTCTTTGTAGTTCACTCGCATACCGCGATTTTTTTCTGCAAGTTGCACAAGCGGAAGACCAACTTTTTCTTCCATATTTTTATATGAACGATATGCAAGTTCACCGTTTGTAACAGTTGCAAGATGTAGAATCGTATTGGCTACATTAACTCCATCTTTCAGCGAAGGGTATGTTTTTCCATCAAAAGAAACTGTTGGTTGAGTTATCAGCATTTCATCGTAGTAATCATCAATCGCATATTTTGTTCCGTGCGCTCCAAGTCCGTTTTGGCGAACGAGTGGACCAAAAGAAATGTATTGGTTATGAACATTTTTGTAATCGCGAACGACAACAGAAAAATTTGGCATTGTTTTTCCTGGAATTGCTTCCACTTCTCCTTTTATCCAATCTTGTATTTTCGGTTGTGCAATTTCTGCGGCAGAATCGTGAGCAAGCGGCGTTGCGACAAGTTCTTTGACGCTTTCAGGAAAATGTTTTTTTGCAAGTTCAGAAAATTTCTTTGCAATGGCTTTGAAAATATCCCAATCGCTTTTCGATTCCCAACACGGCGGAACTGCAGCAGAAAGCGGATGAATAAAACTATGCATATCCGTCGAATTCAAATCCGCTTTTTCATACCATGTCGCCGCTGGCAAAACGATATCAGAATACAATGCAGAAGTATCCATTCGAAAATTCAAATCCACAACCAAATCCATTTTCCCCTGAGGAGCAATTTCATGCCATACAACTTCTTTCACAGAATCTTTCGCCATATCCTGCGAAATTTTATTTGTATGCGTTCCCAAATAATGATGAAGAAAATACTCGTGTCCTTTTGCACTCGACATCAACGCATTCCCGCGCCAGATATAAAATACTCGTGGCCAATTTTCTGAAGCATCCGGGTCTTCAACAGAAAATTTGAGTTTTCTTGATTTTAATTGTTCAATGACATACTTCACAATTTCTTCGTTTGTTTTCGCCCCGTTTGCATCTGCTTCCTTTACCAGTTCGATAGTGTTTTTGTTAAACTGCGGATAAAATGGAAGCCATCCGTTGCGAACAGCTTTCACTTGTACATCCATTGTGTGTCCTTTTGCAAGTGAATCCGGTTTCTGATGTTGCGGAACTGTGTGATAATCGGTAAAATCTTTTTCATATCTCCATTGATCGGTATTCACATAATGCCAACTTGGAGCATTTTGTTGCCGTGAAGGCCCATACCAATCTTTTGCAAATGCTATCGCTCCCCACGGTTCTCCCGGCGCAAGTTTTTCTTGTCCAACATAATGCGCCAAACCACCACCGTTGACGCCAACGCAACCGCAAAACATTAATGCGTGAATTCCCGCACGATACATCAAGTTTGCGTGGTACCAGTGATTGATTCCTGCGCCGATAATTATTGTACATTTTCCGTTTGTGTACTCTGCTGTACTTCCCCATTCGCGAGCAAATTTTATCAAATCGCTTCTCCCAATTCCGGTATATTTTTCGCTCCACGCAGGCGTATACGCTTTAGTTTCGTCATCATAATTCTTGGGATAATCGCCTTTCAAACCTCGATTTACTCCATATTGCGCCATCAGTAAATCATACACGGTTGCTACAGTAATTTGCTTCCCATCAGCAGTAGTAATGTTTTTCACCGGAACATCACGATGAATATTTTTCCCTTCGCCAAAATCATCAAAGCGAACGGAAACAGTGCCATCGTTGCTTTCAAGAAATGTTAGCGCGGGATTGATTTCACTTCCGTCTTGACCATCTTTCAAGAGTAGATTCCATTTTCCTTTTTCTGTTCCCCAACGAAAACCGGAACTTCCCATCGGCATTTTTGCTTCATTGCTTTTTTCATCCCACATCAAAAATTTCCATTCACCGTTTTCAACGGAAGCATACTTTTGTAAGTTGCTTGCACGAAGCATTTGTCCGCTTTCGTACGCGTTTCCTTCTTTTGTTAATTCTACAAGATAGGGAGCGTCGGTGTATTTCTTCGTATAATCAATGAAATACGGAACGTTTCGCTGATGGTGATATTCCGAAAGCAAAACGTGATTCACTGCCATCCACCACGC belongs to Ignavibacteria bacterium and includes:
- the narH gene encoding nitrate reductase subunit beta; translated protein: MNVRSQISMVFHLDKCIGCHTCSIACKNIWTDRRGAEYMWWNNVETKPGTGFPTKWEDQSKYRGGWDVTNDKLHLKSTNKARTITDIFHNPSMPSMDDYYEPWTYKYDELFNAPEGSDQPTARPISLVTGEYINVEAGPNWDDDLSGSPVYAENDPNLKGLSEEQREQLFAIERLVFFYFPRICNHCLNPGCVAACPSGALYKRGEDGIVLIDQKRCRAWRACVAACPYKKSFYNWSTGKSEKCILCFPRLETGQAPACFHSCVGRIRYLGVLLYDADKIEEVAKSSNEDLIDAQRAMILNPNDPAVIAAALQNGIHESVIDSAQQSPVYKFVKEWKIALPPHIEFRTLPMLFYVPPMSPVMAQKNDDTVSSISKDFFHDIEQARVPLQFLGNLFGAGHQGKIVYALKKQKAVRMYRRAMTVGDIDMKTAEKILTEAECSKEEAEMIYRLTSLCTFEDRFVIPPMHREEAIEMLKDPHEHRTLAGFGFVEGPERGL
- a CDS encoding nitrate reductase subunit alpha, producing the protein MNNKSLIPWVKDEVDPKLRSWEEFYRNRWQHDKVVRSTHGVNCTGSCTWMIHVKDGIVTWEMQGLDYPMLEKTLPPYEPRGCQRGISFSWYLYSPLRVKYPYIRGALLDLWRKVKREYEDPVDAWKSLVSNPESRQRYQRARGKGGFRRASWDEVLEIMAAANIHTIKSHGPDRIAGFSPIPAMSMVSYAAGARLMQLLGGLSLSFYDWYCDLPSASPETWGEQTDVNESADWYNAKLLAVMGANLNMTRTPDVHFAAEARHNGTKMYVFSPDFNQVAKYADHWVSVNAGQDGAWWMAVNHVLLSEYHHQRNVPYFIDYTKKYTDAPYLVELTKEGNAYESGQMLRASNLQKYASVENGEWKFLMWDEKSNEAKMPMGSSGFRWGTEKGKWNLLLKDGQDGSEINPALTFLESNDGTVSVRFDDFGEGKNIHRDVPVKNITTADGKQITVATVYDLLMAQYGVNRGLKGDYPKNYDDETKAYTPAWSEKYTGIGRSDLIKFAREWGSTAEYTNGKCTIIIGAGINHWYHANLMYRAGIHALMFCGCVGVNGGGLAHYVGQEKLAPGEPWGAIAFAKDWYGPSRQQNAPSWHYVNTDQWRYEKDFTDYHTVPQHQKPDSLAKGHTMDVQVKAVRNGWLPFYPQFNKNTIELVKEADANGAKTNEEIVKYVIEQLKSRKLKFSVEDPDASENWPRVFYIWRGNALMSSAKGHEYFLHHYLGTHTNKISQDMAKDSVKEVVWHEIAPQGKMDLVVDLNFRMDTSALYSDIVLPAATWYEKADLNSTDMHSFIHPLSAAVPPCWESKSDWDIFKAIAKKFSELAKKHFPESVKELVATPLAHDSAAEIAQPKIQDWIKGEVEAIPGKTMPNFSVVVRDYKNVHNQYISFGPLVRQNGLGAHGTKYAIDDYYDEMLITQPTVSFDGKTYPSLKDGVNVANTILHLATVTNGELAYRSYKNMEEKVGLPLVQLAEKNRGMRVNYKELQSKPMRLLNSPMWSGLTENGRAYSPFTYNVEALVPWRTLTGRQHFYLDHPGYIHFGEHLPTYKPKPLPTQYADLRFSIEVGKTKMLNYLTPHGKWHIHSTYGDNQRMTTLSRGVEPFWMNDKDAEDIGVNDNDWVEVHNDHGVVVTRAAVSARIPRGICIIYHSPERTYSVPKSPLRNNKRAGGHNSLTRTRLKPNLMIGGYGQFTFHFNYWGPIGCNRDTHILVRKLPELIW